One Besnoitia besnoiti strain Bb-Ger1 chromosome VIII, whole genome shotgun sequence DNA segment encodes these proteins:
- a CDS encoding hypothetical protein (encoded by transcript BESB_082210) — translation MKVTRNLGLRPFHPACGGSRLQRHGFISVIFISAVALSLSVNLSKSVLADAAAEATVEAPRDEVAPSSLPEAASPGSGDGSVKRESADESDSQKIEPSVTPPELGAAEPSAVREKHVTRTKDVSEASPANSGKPREGSQEASEKSLREDKPMAEEEKCAERENITGQQSGPHADAARQKRSINDSGTPKLESPLQTGERGEALGQERPAEDEGERQKQSASEEPRAPAPEASGAASETPAGAGSVDSKTDEKQQIVVEEVTQAGGRKARRL, via the coding sequence ATGAAGGTAACGCGCAACCTGGGGCTGCGGCCCTTCCACCCTGCGTGTGGGGGTTCACGGTTACAGAGACATGGTTTCATTTCTGTAATCTTCATTTCGGCGGTAGCTTTGTCTCTGTCTGTGAATCTGTCCAAGTCGGTCCTCGCTGACGCAGCTGCCGAAGCGACGgtcgaagcgccgcgcgatgaggtggcgccttcgtcgctaCCAGAGGCAGCTTCTCCTGGTAGCGGCGACGGGAGCGTCAAACGCGAGTCCGCCGATGAAAGCGACTCACAGAAAATCGAGCCCTCCGTTACCCCGCCCGagctgggcgcggcggagcccagCGCGGTAAGGGAAAAACACGTCACCCGAACAAAAGATGTCTCTGAGGCAAGCCCAGCGAACTCAGGAAAACCTCGAGAGGGAAGCCAAGAAGCATCAGAGAAAAGCCTGCGGGAAGATAAGCCCATGGCTGAGGAGGAAAAAtgcgcagaaagagaaaatATCACTGGACAGCAGAGCGGGCcccacgcagacgcggcgaggcagaaacgAAGCATAAACGACTCAGGAACGCCGAAACTAGAGAGCCCATTGCAGACTGGAGAAAGGGGGGAAGCGCTGGGACAGGAGCGtcccgcagaagacgagggagaaaggCAGAAGCAGTCCGCGAGCGAAGAGCCGAGGGCCCCAGCACCGGAGGCCAGtggagccgccagcgagaCCCCAGCAGGTGCGGGTTCGGTTGATTCGAAAACGgacgagaagcagcagatCGTGGTGGAAGAGGTCACACAAGCGGGGGGGAGAAAAGCCAGAAGGCTGTGA